A single region of the Sphingobium sp. TKS genome encodes:
- a CDS encoding glycosyltransferase family 2 protein, protein MSNAPLQNKQPFFSVVIPLYNRAEIVGDTIRSVLAQDWQDFEIVVIDDGSHDNPSRVIDAIGDPRVRYIRQDNAGGGAARNRGIMAADGRYIAFLDSDDLFLPGKLSIMAQALAGDDGHTVLYSRMKVDRGVDRYWIRPDRGIREGEDVGEYLFCANQFMQTSTMVVPTRMAQEVLFDPALKKGQDLDFCVRLQGAGARFRMIDQALTVWLDATEAGRTSYVKGYETSLDWLDRCGHMLTNRARRGYRATVLAYHMAPIKPVVAIKDLAIGMVAGGVPPRVIARQVLRSYLPKPLYRSLVNGFVLRFGKAGAAASGASS, encoded by the coding sequence ATGAGCAATGCTCCCCTCCAGAACAAGCAACCCTTTTTCTCCGTCGTCATCCCGCTCTATAACCGGGCGGAAATCGTTGGTGACACGATCCGGTCCGTGCTGGCGCAGGACTGGCAGGATTTCGAGATCGTCGTGATCGACGACGGATCGCACGACAATCCCAGCCGGGTGATCGACGCCATAGGCGATCCCCGTGTCCGCTACATCCGGCAGGATAATGCGGGCGGCGGCGCGGCGCGCAACCGGGGCATCATGGCGGCGGACGGGCGCTATATCGCCTTTCTCGATTCCGACGACCTGTTCCTGCCGGGCAAGCTTTCCATCATGGCGCAGGCGCTGGCCGGGGACGATGGGCACACCGTCCTCTATTCGCGCATGAAGGTCGACCGGGGCGTCGACCGTTATTGGATCAGGCCCGATCGCGGCATTCGCGAGGGGGAGGATGTGGGCGAATATCTGTTCTGCGCCAACCAGTTCATGCAGACCAGCACCATGGTCGTGCCGACGCGAATGGCGCAGGAAGTGCTGTTCGACCCGGCGCTCAAGAAAGGACAGGATCTCGACTTCTGCGTCCGGTTGCAGGGCGCGGGGGCGCGGTTCCGGATGATCGACCAGGCGCTGACCGTGTGGCTCGACGCGACCGAGGCGGGCCGTACCTCCTATGTGAAGGGCTATGAGACCTCGCTCGACTGGCTCGACCGCTGCGGCCATATGCTGACCAACCGGGCACGGCGGGGTTATCGGGCGACGGTACTCGCCTATCATATGGCCCCGATCAAGCCGGTGGTGGCGATCAAGGATCTGGCCATCGGCATGGTCGCGGGCGGCGTTCCGCCCCGCGTGATCGCCCGGCAGGTGCTGCGTTCCTATCTGCCCAAGCCGCTTTACCGGTCACTGGTCAACGGCTTCGTGCTGCGGTTCGGCAAGGCCGGGGCAGCCGCAAGTGGAGCCAGTTCGTGA